The genomic DNA GCCGCAGCCGCCCCGAGGACCATCGCCAGTACCGCACCTGCGACCGCGGTGGACCACCGTGCGCCACGGACACGTGACATCTCGCCGCTCCTTTCGCCCGCCCGACGGGCCGCTCTCGTGCGCTCTCGACAATCCTCCCCGTTCCCGTTGCATCGTTCGCACCGGGGCACACCCGGTGCCGCGCCACCGCGGGCCCGTCCACGTGGGCATGTTCGAGGGGCGCGGGACGACCCGCGCAGCACGAAAGCGGGTCCGTCGCCAGGATTCTGGCGATGCCCGAGGCTCCCGTCAATGTCCGGCGACGAGTCCCTTCACGGTCCTCACGATCGCCGCGGCCGAGATGCCCTGGTGCTCCAGCAGCTGCGCCGGCGTGCCGCTGCGCGGCATCTCGCGCACCGCGAGCGAGACCACCGGCGTGGGGCTGACGGTGAGCGCCATGCGCACCGCCTCGCCGATGCCGCCTTCCGGGACGTGGTCCTCGACCGTCACGATCGCCCCCGTCTCGGTCGCGGCCGCGGCGAGCGTGGCGACGTCGATGGGCTTGACGCTGTAGAGATCGACGACGCGCACCGCAATGCCTTCGCGCGCCAGCGCGCGTGCACCGCCAGCGCCTCGTGCAGGGTGATGCCTGCGGCGACCAGCGTCACCGGGGCGGCGCGGGCGCGGGGTCGGCGTCCACCGCCCACAACTCCCTCCCGTGGACGCCGTCGTCCGCCCGGAAGTACAGGCGGGAGCCAACGGCGGCCATTCCGCCCGGCCGCAAGTCGAGCGCGCT from bacterium includes the following:
- a CDS encoding transketolase C-terminal domain-containing protein gives rise to the protein MRVVDLYSVKPIDVATLAAAATETGAIVTVEDHVPEGGIGEAVRMALTVSPTPVVSLAVREMPRSGTPAQLLEHQGISAAAIVRTVKGLVAGH